A single genomic interval of Primulina huaijiensis isolate GDHJ02 chromosome 7, ASM1229523v2, whole genome shotgun sequence harbors:
- the LOC140981465 gene encoding superoxide dismutase [Cu-Zn] 2, protein MVKAVVVLNSSEGVSGTVQFLQEGDGPTTVTGHLSGLKPGFHGFHVHALGDTTNGCMSTGPHFNPAGKEHGAPGDEVRHAGDLGNVIVGEDGTAAFTIVDKQIPLSGPHSIIGRAVVVHADPDDLGKGGHELSKSTGNAGGRIACGIIGLQG, encoded by the exons ATGGTGAAGGCAGTCGTAGTTCTCAACAGCAGCGAGGGTGTTAGTGGCACCGTCCAATTTTTGCAGGAAGGAGATG GTCCTACTACTGTGACTGGACACCTTTCTGGCCTTAAACCTGGATTTCACGGCTTTCACGTGCACGCCCTTGGTGACACCACCAATGGTTGTATGTCAACTG GACCTCATTTCAATCCAGCTGGCAAAGAGCATGGTGCTCCTGGGGATGAAGTTCGTCATGCTGGTGACCTTGGGAATGTTATAGTTGGAGAAGATG GAACTGCTGCTTTCACCATTGTCGACAAGCAG aTTCCACTATCAGGACCACATTCCATAATTGGAAGAGCTGTGGTTGTCCATGCTGATCCTGATGATCTTGGAAAAG GTGGTCACGAACTTAGCAAAAGCACTGGAAATGCTGGTGGAAGGATTGCTTGCG GTATCATTGGACTTCAGGGCTGA
- the LOC140980436 gene encoding uncharacterized protein, giving the protein MDCNKGEAIRAKDVALRKMESGDFRGGMKFAVKAQKLYSDVEDVEQMILVCEVHCSAEKTGYRNERDWFKILKCEWTADDDLIKKRYRSMALMLHPDKNKFPGAVDAFRLIGEAKTVLLSQWSRRSNGSKLNTKLYDHGRLEEWESWISQEFPNSTWANAGSSSDCVRNEVKRSSPTEEMTNTSKKRMGSSNAGVVGDNAGGNGFYDGGAKVGPNVKRSKNGGSFIASAQKVDTRGKIRDNYASNFKQELNEVKESKSFDEVRVLNEKKNNGKGKEKFGGSGSKGGNSAKCYEFSAKSSPGIAPEQIILEYTSPEFSDFEKERMKNCFGIGQVWASYDTLDAMPRFYALVNKIISEDFKIQITWLEPYSDNEKELQWLYQGLPVSCGKFLLGETETIQDHAVFSHLVNFQTGSFYEIFPRKGETWAVFKNWDISWHCDPKRLENLEFELVEILSDYDGDTGIKVALLSKIKGFVSLFKRVTWKQTDINSILVKDMFRFSHKVPSIQMTGNERPDVPQRCFELDPASLPPNYTSTSVFSSYPEAITVLDSEFHDFNAEKSPENIKIGQLWAVYSDEDCLPKYYGLVKKVNTLPELTLHVIWLIPSQPHGSIGFLDKNMPISCGKFKLNKYRKGHKIDAAAISHQVKIEPKRNEYSIFPRKGEVWALYKPWSPKISRSELPECKYDILEISEVNEKWVETVALEAVEGYKLVYKPQSEGQEMTRRQIELHELIKFSHQIPAFRLTGEWGGIFRGFWELDPAALPAYLLS; this is encoded by the coding sequence ATGGATTGTAACAAGGGAGAGGCTATCAGGGCGAAAGATGTTGCCTTGAGGAAGATGGAAAGTGGGGACTTTCGGGGTGGCATGAAATTTGCAGTTAAAGCACAGAAGCTTtattctgatgtggaagatgtTGAACAGATGATATTGGTATGTGAAGTGCATTGTTCTGCTGAGAAAACTGGATATAGAAATGAGAGGGATTGGTTCAAGATTCTGAAGTGTGAGTGGACTGCTGATGATGATTTGATCAAGAAACGGTACCGTAGCATGGCTTTGATGCTACATCCTGATAAAAACAAGTTTCCTGGAGCAGTGGATGCTTTCCGGCTAATCGGGGAGGCTAAAACTGTACTTCTAAGTCAATGGAGTCGGAGATCTAATGGGAGTAAATTGAACACTAAGTTGTATGATCATGGGAGGTTAGAAGAGTGGGAAAGCTGGATTTCGCAAGAGTTTCCGAACAGTACTTGGGCTAATGCTGGAAGTTCTTCTGACTGTGTAAGGAATGAGGTGAAAAGGTCAAGCCCAACTGAGGAAATGACGAATACTAGCAAGAAAAGGATGGGATCTTCAAACGCTGGAGTAGTTGGTGATAATGCAGGTGGAAATGGTTTTTATGATGGCGGAGCTAAAGTTGGTCCTAATGTGAAAAGATCAAAGAATGGTGGATCTTTCATTGCTTCTGCACAGAAGGTTGACACACGAGGCAAAATTAGAGATAATTATGCGTCTAACTTTAAACAGGAGTTGAACGAGGTGAAAGAGAGTAAGAGTTTTGATGAGGTGAGAGTGCTTAATGAAAAAAAGAACAATGGAAAAGGTAAGGAGAAATTTGGTGGATCAGGGAGTAAAGGAGGGAATTCTGCTAAATGTTATGAGTTTTCAGCTAAATCAAGTCCTGGGATTGCACCAGAACAAATAATTCTTGAATATACAAGCCCAGAATTCAGTGATTTCGAAAAGGAGAGGATGAAAAACTGTTTTGGGATTGGACAAGTATGGGCTTCTTATGATACACTGGATGCTATGCCTAGATTCTATGCTCTGGTAAACAAAATCATCTCAGAAGATTTCAAGATACAGATTACTTGGTTGGAACCGTACTCAGATAACGAAAAAGAACTCCAGTGGCTCTATCAGGGCTTGCCGGTTTCTTGTGGGAAATTCCTACTCGGAGAAACTGAGACCATTCAAGATCATGCAGTGTTCTCACATTTAGTAAATTTTCAAACAGGAAGCTTTTACGAGATATTTCCCAGAAAGGGTGAGACTTGGGCAGTTTTCAAGAACTGGGATATCAGCTGGCACTGTGATCCGAAGAGACTTGAGAACTTAGAGTTCGAGTTAGTCGAGATCTTATCAGATTATGATGGTGATACTGGCATAAAAGTTGCATTATTGAGCAAGATCAAAGGCTTTGTTTCACTTTTTAAACGTGTTACATGGAAGCAAACAGATATAAACTCGATACTTGTGAAGGATATGTTCAGATTTTCTCACAAGGTTCCCTCAATCCAAATGACTGGAAATGAAAGGCCAGATGTTCCCCAAAGATGCTTTGAACTTGATCCAGCCTCATTGCCTCCCAATTACACCAGTACCTCTGTCTTTTCGTCCTATCCAGAAGCAATCACTGTTCTTGACTCTGAATTTCATGACTTCAACGCTGAGAAGTCACCAGAAAACATCAAAATTGGGCAGTTATGGGCAGTATACAGTGATGAAGATTGCCTGCCTAAGTATTATGGTCTGGTTAAAAAGGTGAATACATTGCCCGAGCTCACTTTACATGTAATCTGGCTTATCCCCTCACAACCACATGGAAGCATAGGATTTCTTGATAAAAACATGCCCATTTCTTGTGGGAAATTCAAGCTTAATAAATATAGAAAAGGACACAAAATCGATGCTGCTGCCATTTCGCATCAAGTTAAAATAGAACCCAAGAGAAATGAATATTCTATTTTCCCGCGGAAAGGTGAGGTTTGGGCTCTTTACAAGCCATGGAGTCCAAAAATCTCACGTTCTGAGCTGCCGGAATGCAAATACGACATTCTCGAAATCTCGGAGGTAAACGAGAAATGGGTAGAGACAGTAGCTCTTGAGGCGGTTGAGGGATACAAATTGGTTTACAAGCCTCAAAGTGAAGGGCAAGAAATGACAAGAAGGCAGATAGAATTGCATGAGCTGATCAAATTCTCACATCAGATTCCTGCTTTCCGGTTAACGGGCGAATGGGGTGGCATCTTTCGAGGCTTTTGGGAGCTCGATCCGGCTGCCTTGCCGGCCTACTTGTTGTCTTGA